One region of Triticum aestivum cultivar Chinese Spring chromosome 6B, IWGSC CS RefSeq v2.1, whole genome shotgun sequence genomic DNA includes:
- the LOC123134866 gene encoding uncharacterized protein, which yields MATAAASRPSGPVLLSPFPNYQSASLSRVKLSAGGSPVKSISALSPPSSPSAATKIRRSCMCSPTNHPGSFRCSLHKERKQDAVPAVSSKQASPPSPPPIGSGRSRRMVNVLAQRVPMGSGHWARRALAPSPSVQQLQQRKRADRFRAGPSRLSGVSMAGRRAGGSQ from the coding sequence ATGGCGACGGCGGCAGCATCTCGGCCCAGCGGCCCTGTCCTTCTGAGCCCCTTCCCCAACTACCAATCCGCCTCGCTCTCCCGCGTCAAGCTCTCCGCCGGTGGCTCGCCGGTCAAGTCCATCAGCGCCCtgtctcccccctcctccccctcggcCGCCACCAAGATCCGTCGGTCCTGCATGTGCTCCCCGACGAACCACCCGGGCTCGTTCCGTTGCAGCCTCCACAAGGAGCGCAAGCAGGATGCGGTCCCGGCCGTCAGCAGCAAGCAAGCCTccccgccttcgccgccgcccATCGGCAGCGGCCGCTCTAGGCGCATGGTAAACGTGCTGGCGCAGCGCGTCCCCATGGGGAGCGGGCACTGGGCACGCAGAGCGCTGGCGCCGTCTCCCTCGGTACAGCAGCTTCAGCAGAGGAAGCGCGCGGACCGGTTTCGCGCCGGACCCAGCCGGCTCTCCGGCGTCTCCATGGCCGGACGCCGCGCAGGCGGCAGCCAGTAA